The sequence below is a genomic window from Streptomyces sudanensis.
CCCAGGAACAGCACGCCGGCCGCCGAGGTCGCCGTCGCCGACAGGCGCCCGCGGCGGCGGAACGCCTCGGCCAGCCGCGTGCCGGCGAAGATCAGCAGGGACAGGTAGAGGACGCTCGCCGCCTGCCCGAGGGCCCCCAGGAGGGCGAAGGAGAGCGCCGGGTACGGGTACGCCGGGTCGACGAACTGGACGAAGAACGCGACGAAGAAGAGGATCGCCTTCGGGTTGAGCAGGCTGATCGCGAACGCCCTGCGGAAGGGCCGCTCCCCCGCGGGCGCGGGTCCCGCGGCGTCCGCCACCCGCTCCGGTACGGCCTGCTCGCCGCGGGTGCGCCACATCCCCCAGGCGGCCCGCAGCATCCCGACGGCGAGCCACGTCAGATAGGCGGCGCCGGCGTACTTCACGATCCCGAACAGCACGGCGTTCGCCTGGAGCAGGGAGGCCGCGCCGGCGGCGGACAGCGTCATGAGGACCAGGTCGCCGCAGAACACGCCGGAGGCGGCGGCGTAGCCCGGGCGCGTGCCGCGGCGCGCGGCGACGGAGAGCACGTACAGCGAGTTCGGCCCCGGCAGGAGGACGATGACGAGGAGGCCGGCCAGGTAGGTCGGCAGGTCGGTGACACCCAGCATGAGGCGGAGTGTCGCACACGCGCACGGCACCCCGCCTCCGAATCCCGCACCATGGAACGGCCCGGGCCGGCGGGGTGTCAGAAGGCGTCGGCCGGGACGTACGTGCCCCACACCCCGCGCAGCGCGTCGCAGACCTCGCCGACCGTGGCGCGGGCCTTCAGGGCGTCCCTCATCGGGTACAGGACGTTGTCCGTGCCCTCCGCGGCCTTCCGCAGCCCGGCGAGGGCCGCGTCGACCGCCGCCTGGTCGCGTTCGGCGCGCAGGCGGGCGAGGCGCTCGGCCTGCTGGGCCTCGATGGCCGGGTCGACGCGGAGCGGCTCGTAGGGCTCCTCCTCGTCGAGGGCGAAGCGGTTGACGCCGACGACGACCCGCTCGCCGCTGTCGGTCTCCTGG
It includes:
- the leuE gene encoding leucine efflux protein LeuE, producing the protein MLGVTDLPTYLAGLLVIVLLPGPNSLYVLSVAARRGTRPGYAAASGVFCGDLVLMTLSAAGAASLLQANAVLFGIVKYAGAAYLTWLAVGMLRAAWGMWRTRGEQAVPERVADAAGPAPAGERPFRRAFAISLLNPKAILFFVAFFVQFVDPAYPYPALSFALLGALGQAASVLYLSLLIFAGTRLAEAFRRRGRLSATATSAAGVLFLGFAAKLSLGGA